A stretch of the Pogona vitticeps strain Pit_001003342236 chromosome 8, PviZW2.1, whole genome shotgun sequence genome encodes the following:
- the RNF122 gene encoding RING finger protein 122 isoform X4: protein MHPFQWCNGCFCGLGLIYTNKSCTMPPITFQDLPLNIYMVIFGTGIFIFVLSLIFCCYFMSKLRHQAQSERFGYKEVVLKGDARKLNVHGQTCAVCLEDFKVKDDLGLLSCQHAFHRKCLVKWLEVRCVCPMCNKPIAGPRESHQSIGILLDELV, encoded by the exons GATGCTTCTGTGGTTTGGGGCTGATTTACACCAACAAATCCTGCACGATgccccccatcaccttccaagaTTTACCACTGAATATCTACATGGTGATTTTTGGCACTGGCATCTTCATCTTTGTTCTGAGCCTCATCTTCTGCTGCTACTTCATGAG CAAACTTCGACATCAGGCACAGAGTGAAAGATTTGGATACAAAGAG GTAGTTTTGAAAGGTGATGCTAGAAAACTAAATGTACATGGG CAGACCTGTGCCGTCTGCCTGGAAGACTTTAAAGTGAAAGATGACCTGGGACTGTTATCATGCCAACATGCCTTCCACAGAAA GTGCCTTGTGAAATGGCTGGAAGTCCGCTGTGTCTGTCCCATGTGTAACAAGCCAATTGCAGGCCCCAGAGAGTCTCATCAAAGCATAGGTATCCTTCTGGATGAGCTGGTGTGA